Proteins from a genomic interval of Phlebotomus papatasi isolate M1 chromosome 3, Ppap_2.1, whole genome shotgun sequence:
- the LOC129806645 gene encoding proton channel OtopLc-like yields MDTVVEETHRYKNESLPMRADQMRTGEAAVLLAPSANPATIQPPAPPLLPDHQSLVSYSQPGSRRMTGENATLQEMVAFSRRPSAVLAALRRNSTAMVAHRRLFLDLLQTSQNSPTATGSKQSLNNGGVSIQNGAMAREARMKNRRIGEDAISTALSALYAKLIVVLGIALPVTDILSVRGPASFYQGFYLYLYLVSVAFVAYMYVAHVRSRTLFTLLNTYHEKTGESLNRLAFKQEKLMRYGSFYLRVGAVAFGIGSMVYSGLEFGQYFELKGESKCQNVLIALTPATRMILSIVQMQFIFLNTKEFEMGRHKVIARFGLMHMVATNLCEWLYVLIEETKHEIVHIVHKHLHQASTDNIFPQNVTLPHHLMKRATSWEIVVECRRTNIMGSLVQNASPFLFPCTIEYSLICAVILFEMWKKIKSQSDINRSRRNSRKPQTPENAHHFSVDCARAHRGMFGGILIIVLTIICLIMYFVLTEQQHPYKAMAILEVTISEIILYVVTGSAVVFAFLRMRDLKYSKKQEHSGIGLDCTLLLLAQSGVYIYVIFSIIGNFFAMAEESGEGGLEGLIAEALCLVETSLQTIFILNAWWRRCKGAQQNRTKPGREIVTFLLVANMAMWFLNTLVKNRASFRPTHLSFFGVWAWTIITHVSMPLAIFYRFHSTICLFEIWKTTFKIKIEHNN; encoded by the exons aTGGATACAGTTGTTGAAGAAACGCACAGGTACAagaa TGAATCGCTTCCAATGAGAGCTGATCAGATGAGAACAGGGGAAGCTGCGGTGCTCTTAGCACCATCAGCAAACCCAGCAACAATTCAGCCTCCAGCTCCACCGCTACTTCCTGACCATCAGAGTCTCGTGTCCTATTCCCAGCCTGGAAGTCGCAGGATGACTGGAGAAAATGCCACTCTGCAGGAAATGGTGGCCTTCTCCAGACGACCATCAGCAGTTTTGGCTGCCCTGAGACGAAACTCAACGGCCATGGTCGCTCACAGAAGACTATTTCTGGA CCTCCTCCAGACATCACAGAACTCCCCAACTGCCACAGGGAGCAAGCAATCCCTCAACAATGGTGGAGTATCCATTCAGAATGGCGCAATGGCTCGCGAAGCTCGCATGAAAAATCGACGAATTGGAGA ggACGCAATTAGCACAGCACTATCTGCCCTGTATGCCAAATTAATTGTCGTCCTCGGCATCGCACTGCCCGTCACGGATATTCTGAGTGTACGTGGACCAGCCTCATTCTACCAGGGCTTCTACCTCTACCTTTACCTAGTCAGTGTGGCATTTGTGGCCTACATGTATGTCGCTCACGTGAGATCACGCACCCTCTTCACCCTTCTCAACACATATC ATGAAAAGACTGGAGAAAGTCTCAATAGATTGGCGTTCAAGCAAGAAAAACTCATGAGATATGGGAGCTTTTATCTCAGAGTTGGAGCTGTGGCCTTTGGAATTGGGAGTATGGTGTACTCTGGTCTTGAATTTGGACAGTACTTTGAACTTAAGg GTGAATCAAAATGCCAGAATGTCTTGATAGCTTTAACACCGGCTACGAGGATGATCCTCTCAATTGTCCAGATGCAGTTCATCTTCCTTAATACGAAGGAATTCGAGATGGGACGTCACAAAGTAATTGCTCGCTTTGGGCTAATGCACATGGTGGCGACAAATCTGTGCGAGTGGCTGTATGTGCTCATTGAGGAGACAAAGCACGAAATTGTCCACATAGTTCACAAGCACCTTCACCAGGCATCCACGGACAACATTTTCCCGCAAAATGTCACGTTACCTCATCATCTGATGAAGCGTGCCACCTCATGGGAGATTGTGGTGGAGTGTCGCCGAACAAACATCATGGGGAGCCTGGTACAGAATGCCTCGCCATTCCTCTTTCCCTGCACCATTGAGTACTCCCTGATTTGTGCTGTGATTCTATTTGAGATGTGGAAGAAAATTAAATCCCAATCGGACATCAATCGAAGCCGACGAAATTCCCGAAAGCCCCAAACCCCAGAAAATGCCCATCACTTCTCTGTGGACTGTGCCAGGGCTCATCGGGGGATGTTTGGGGGAATTTTAATCATTGTGCTAACCATCATCTGCCTGATTATGTACTTTGTATTGACTGAACAGCAGCATCCCTACAAGGCAATGGCCATCCTCGAGGTGACCATCTCTGAAATTATTCTGTACGTAGTCACAGGGTCAGCTGTGGTCTTTGCTTTTCTTCGGATGCGAGATCTCAAGTACTCGAAGAAGCAGGAACACAGCGGAATTGGTCTGGATTGTACACTACTCCTCCTGGCACAGAGCGGAGTCTACATCTACGTAATCTTCAGCATCATTGGGAACTTCTTCGCCATGGCAGAGGAATCTGGTGAAGGAGGCCTCGAAGGACTCATTGCAGAAGCACTCTGTTTAGTTGAGACCAGCCTACAAACCATTTTTATCCTAAATGCTTGGTGGAGAAGATGCAAAGGTGCCCAGCAGAATAGAACAAAGCCCGGTCGGGAGATCGTTACCTTCCTCCTGGTAGCCAACATGGCCATGTGGTTCCTCAATACTTTAGTCAAAAATCGAGCTTCTTTTAGACCTACCCATCTGAGTTTCTTCGGAGTCTGGGCCTGGACAATCATCACACACGTCTCAATGCCCCTGGCCATTTTCTACCGATTCCACTCAACGATTTGCTTATTTGAAATCTGGAAGACgacatttaaaatcaaaatagaaCATAATAATTAA